Proteins encoded by one window of Cannabis sativa cultivar Pink pepper isolate KNU-18-1 chromosome 4, ASM2916894v1, whole genome shotgun sequence:
- the LOC133036866 gene encoding uncharacterized mitochondrial protein AtMg00810-like, with amino-acid sequence MRHNEENFIILLIYVDDVILAGNNLVEMETLKVHLNNKFQLKDLGDLKHYAFQMLEDLGHLGCKPVNTPMEANLKLSQDEEDRLADPKLCRRAIGKLQYLTITRLDISFSVNKLSQFLVTPKAIHMKATERVLQYVKNCPGQGLFFPATSEIQLKAYTNADWGTYPDTRRSTTGIFIFLGQSLIS; translated from the exons ATGAGGCACAATGAAGAGAACTTCATCATCCTTCttatatatgttgatgatgttATCTTGGCTGGTAATAATTTGGTTGAGATGGAGACTCTTAAAGTTCATCTGAACAATAAGTTTCAGCTTAAGGATCTTGGAGATCTCAA GCATTATGCCTTCCAAATGTTAGAGGATCTTGGCCATTTGGGGTGCAAGCCTGTGAACACCCCTATGGAAGCCAATTTGAAACTAAGTCAAGATGAGGAAGATAGATTGGCTGATCCTAAGCTTTGTAGGAGAGCCATTGGAAAGTTGCaatatttgaccattacaaggTTGGATATATCCTTCTCGGTCAACAAGCTAAGCCAATTCCTTGTTACTCCCAAAGCTATACATATGAAGGCTACTGAAAGGGTCCTTCAATATGTCAAGAATTGCCCTGGTCAAGGTTTATTCTTCCCCGCTACATCAGAGATTCAACTTAAAGCTTATACGAATGCGGATTGGGGAACTTATCCTGATACTAGAAGATCCACTAcgggaatttttatttttcttggaCAATCTCTGATTTCTTGA